The following coding sequences are from one Anguilla rostrata isolate EN2019 chromosome 16, ASM1855537v3, whole genome shotgun sequence window:
- the LOC135241687 gene encoding L-lactate dehydrogenase A chain-like, which produces MASVREKLLHVAQPGAVGVPRSKVTVVGVGQVGMACAFSILQSGVADDVTLIDVMVDKLQGEVMDLQHGSLFLKTAKIRAAKDYSETADSKLCIITAGVRQREGESRLALVQRNVEVFKQIVPPLAQHSPNAILLVVSNPVDILTYVAWKLSGFPQERVLGSGTNLDSARFRFLMGERLGIHPSSVHGYIIGEHGDSSVPVWSGANVAGVSLLSLNPELETKQDAEGWSKVHQDVVNSAYDVIRLKGYTSWAIGLSVGGLTQSILKNLRSVHPVSTLVKGMHGIGEEVFLSLPCVLGWSGVCGVLQQPLKQQEAQKLMQSSQTLWGIQKELKL; this is translated from the exons ATGGCATCGGTGAGAGAGAAACTGCTGCACGTTGCTCAGCCTGGCGCGGTGGGAGTGCCCAGGTCAAAAGTTACGGTCGtcggggtggggcaggtggggaTGGCTTGCGCTTTCAGCATCCTGCAGTCG GGCGTCGCCGATGATGTCACCTTAATTGACGTAATGGTGGACAAGCTGCAGGGGGAGGTGATGGACCTGCAGCACGGCAGTCTCTTCCTGAAGACCGCGAAGATCAGAGCGGCTAAAG ACTACTCGGAGACGGCCGACTCCAAGCTGTGCATCATCACCGCGGGGGTGCGCCAGAGGGAGGGCGAGAGCCGCCTGGCCCTGGTGCAGAGGAACGTGGAGGTGTTCAAGCAGATCGTCCCCCCGCTGGCCCAGCACAGCCCCAACGCCATCCTGCTCGTGGTCTCGAACCCGG TGGACATCCTGACCTATGTGGCCTGGAAGCTGAGCGGTTTCCCTCAGGAGCGAGTCCTGGGCAGCGGGACTAACCTGGACTCGGCCCGGTTCCGCTTCCTGATGGGGGAGCGGCTGGGGATCCACCCCAGCAGCGTGCACGGCTACATCATCGGAGAGCACGGCGACTCCAGCG TGCCGGTGTGGAGCGGGGCCAACGTGGCGGGAGTCAGCCTGCTGTCCCTCAACCCCGAGCTGGAGACCAAACAGGACGCCGAGGGCTGGTCCAAGGTGCACCAGGACGTGGTGAACAG TGCTTACGATGTCATCCGACTGAAGGGGTATACCTCCTGGGCCATCGGACTGAGCGTGGGCGGCCTCACGCAGTCCATCCTTAAGAACCTCAGGAGCGTCCACCCCGTCTCCACCCTCGTCAAG GGCATGCACGGCATAGGTGAGGAGGTGTTCCTGAGCCTCCCGTGCGTGCTGGGCTGGtctggggtgtgtggggtgctCCAGCAGCCCCTGAAGCAGCAGGAGGCCCAGAAGCTGATGCAGAGCTCCCAGACCCTGTGGGGCATCCAGAAAGAGCTGAAGCTCTAA